One window from the genome of Engraulis encrasicolus isolate BLACKSEA-1 chromosome 16, IST_EnEncr_1.0, whole genome shotgun sequence encodes:
- the LOC134466515 gene encoding ATP-dependent DNA helicase Q1-like — MAACVEEHGFSFDSAVSRVLSKLPHIKSLKEEQKTALKEFVGGKDILALLPTGYGKSLIYQIAPLVVQEMGRQQEPIIAVVSPLIALIQDQIREAERLGVSAAQLGGENDSDILNGHFQLVFGSPESWLKEKWLTMLGSTVYRTNLVGIVVDEVHVTYKW, encoded by the coding sequence atggCGGCGTGCGTGGAAGAGCATGGATTCAGCTTCGATTCGGCAGTTTCGAGAGTGTTATCTAAACTAccacacattaaatctttaaaagaGGAGCAGAAAACggctttgaaggaatttgttggtgggaAGGACATTCTCGCCCTCCTTCCGACCGGGTATGGAAAGAGTTTAATCTACCAAATTGCCCCGCTGGTAGTACAGGAGATGGGACGACAACAGGAGCCCATTATTGCAGTGGTGTCTCCTCTCATTGCTCTGATTCAAGATCAAATCCGCGAGGCAGAACGTTTGGGAGTTTCGGCTGCGCAGCTCGGAGGAGAGAACGACAGCGATATCCTGAACGGACATTTTCAACTTGTATTCGGCAGCCCCGAGTCCTGGTTGAAAGAGAAATGGCTGACCATGTTGGGCTCAACAGTTTACCGGACGAACCTAGTCGGGATTGTGGTCGACGAGGTCCATGTCACCTATAAATGGTAA